Sequence from the Fictibacillus arsenicus genome:
GAAGCTTGATTGCTTCTTCTGCAAGTGGCTTCATTTTTACGAACCATTGAGTAGATAGGTAAGGTTCTACTACAGCACCGCTTCTCTCAGAGTGCCCCACCGAATGCATGTGTTCTTCAATTTTAAATAGAACTCCTTGATCTTGGAGGTCTTTTACAATTTGTTTTCGGCACTCAAAACGATCAAGCCCTTGATATTTCCCGGCATTTTCGTTCATCTTTCCGCCTTCATCCATTACCAAGATACGTTCAAGGTTATGTCTGTTTCCGATCTCAAAGTCGTTAGGGTCATGAGCAGGTGTGATTTTTACAGCCCCTGAACCAAATTCCATATCTACGTAGTCATCACCTACGATCTCAATCTCACGTCCAACAATTGGCAAGATTGCCTTTTTACCGATTAGATGCTGATAGCGCTCATCTTTCGGATGTACTGCGATAGCCGTATCTCCAAGCATTGTTTCTGGACGAGTAGTAGCTACTTCAATATATCCTGAACCATCTGCCAGCGGATATTTCATATGATAGAAAGCACCCTGAACATCCTGGTGAATAACTTCTATATCAGAAAGTGCTGTTTTTGTTTGAGGATCCCAGTTGATGATATACTCGCCGCGATAGATCAAACCTTTTTCGTAGAGCGTTACGAATACCTCTTTTACCGCTTCTGAAAGCCCTTCGTCTAATGTAAAGCGTTCACGGGAGTAATCTAATCCAAGACCAAGTTTTGCCCATTGCTGGCGGATAAAATGAGCATATTCCTCTTTCCATTCCCATGATTTCTCGAGAAACTTTTCACGCCCAAGATCATAGCGGGAAATTCCCTCTTCACGAAGCTTCCCTTCAACCTTAGCTTGAGTTGCAATGCCTGCGTGATCCATTCCAGGCAGCCATAAAACATCAAAGCCTTGCATGCGTTTTGTACGTGTAAGAATATCCTGCAGTGCAGTATCCCAAGCATGACCAAGGTGAAGTTTTCCGGTTACGTTCGGCGGCGGAATAACAATTGTATATGGCTCTTTCTCTTTGTCGCCTTTTGCTTCAAAGAATTTTCCTTTCAGCCAGAATTCATAACGGTTTTCTTCTGTAGCCTTCGGATCATACTTTGTCGGCATCGTAAGTTCTTTCTGTTCGTTCGTCATCATTTCTCCTCCTTTTATTTCTAAAGGCTCTTCTCTAAAAGATTTTTGCTTTTAACTTTTTTGTTGATTCTCTTCATTGACAAGGTTGATTGGAGTGCAAGGTGCGAGACTCCTCGAAAATGAACTTCACATTTTCTTCGTGCGATTTAAAGCTGCCGAAGCCTTCCTTGTCCTGCGGGATCAGCGTGCCAGCCACCTGAGTATCCTTCTCGCAAGGCATGCGACGAGGAAACTCTCTTCGTTAGGAGTTGCTTGTAGACGCAGGAGCACACATGCTTCATTGAGACTCCTAATGGTGCGAAGCGCAAAGGAAGCTCACCGCACGCCCCGCGGAAAGCGAGCATCCTGGAACGGAAATCAACCACTTCAAGGAGCAACAAAGTTTGCGAAAACAACCTTTCTAAAAAACAAAAAAAGCCCAATCGTCTTAAAGGACGAAAGGACTTTTCCGCGGTACCACCTTAATTTACGGCAAGTTCAAATTAACTTGCTGTACTCTTCATCGATAACGGATTTACCGTCTTCTTCTACTTCATTGTTCAAAGAAGATGCTCAAGGGCGACTTCCAACCAACTAGCCTTAAGGATTCTTTCAGCAGATGAATCCTCTCTCTAAAAGGTGTTGCATTTGTACTATTCCCTGTCTACGCACAATATAGAATCTGATTATATTTTATACAAGAGTGCTAATTTTAGTCAATAGGATAACCTTAACTTGTAAAAGTTATTCTATGCACAAAAATAAATTTGGTGAAGCCCGTCTTTCACGTCTTTAAACACGATGCATAAGTTATATAAAATGGGCGAATGGGGGGCTTCTTCTTGGCTCGGAGATATTTTAGGAAAGCCCGCTTTCCTGGCTGGCTTCTAACCGTTAAAAATGCAATCGGGCAATTAACAGTGCCGCTTATTATCTTTCAGCTGATCCGCACTTTATTATTTCCCTCAGCTGTAGATTTTTTCATTATTTTGATTCTCCTTGCATTGCATTTTGGTATTGCTTATGAAATATTTTAGGATCAAACTAAACTAAACAAGAAGATCACATATATGGTGCTATATGTGATCTTCTTCATTATTTATATGAATTTTATTTGGTGCATTTTCCTCTAGAGCTGGCGGAGGAGCTATCATAATAGCATCACAAAAATCGCGTATCTTTTTCATGGCTCTTATTCTGCTCTCAAGCCTGTGCACCAATTCGATTTGAGAATATTGAGTTCTTTTGCTGCAGTATAGATCAACTGTATTAAATACCGGTTCCGGATATGATAAATAGCTGATTAATAATCCTCGTTCTTCATTTAAAAGCGGTACATGTTTCTCATATAAATCCAATAATAACTTACCTTCTTCAATCACCCAGTCTCTCTGATGTGCAGCTCTCCGGAAATATAAAGCCAAATCTCTTACAGGAGTGTCCAGCACAGCTTTTTCAAAGTTCAGAAGATGGGCTTCCCCTGTAGGATTAAATATCAAATGATTACGGGAAACTTTTCCATGGCACAGGACACTTCTATATCGCTTTTCACGCTGACAAGTATCGTACCATTCTTTTAATCTTCTTTTGGCTTCTTCAGTCATTCTCATTATTTGATGAAAATGGCTTAAATACGTTAATTCAAAAGGTGACATATACGTTTTTTGTTCAGCTTCTTCCGTAAACCTTTCCATTTCAAACTGCCGGTTTTCCCACCTGTTCATTAAATATTGATAAGAATGTTCGACGACTTCATTTGAAAAGTCTTGTTCTTTGAGTGTCAGAGCATGCACTTTGCCGAGATGATCAAGCAGCACCTCATCCTTTGCTCTTTCATTTCTCTCATCTGATGCAAACCATGGCATGAGGTAATAGGTTTTTGGTCCAAGCTGAACAGTATAGTCACCAAATTTGGTCGGATACAATGGTACTACCTGATGGAAACCAATTTCTGAAAGCCTTTGAATAACATGTGTGAACCAGCTTCGTTCTTCCTCGTTCATCTCTGCTTCTTTAAGTGCAAAAGTTCCTCTTTTCGTTATGACCTTCTTTACTTTTCCGTGACGTTCAAGCTTTTCAGGAAACAGATCATAATGAAAAAGGACGGGCCCGTAATTTAGTGTTTCCTTTTCCGTTGTCATAGGGCCACCTTCCTTCTGTTTTCATCAAACCATTCAGTAACCGTTTTAAGGAAAGTCCGGTTTACATCCCAAATGGCTTCGTACATGTTCATGCCTTCAACCATCTTTTCTAAATTGGTGTTGTCTAATCGATTCAGACAATCAGTTAGTTCCCATGGTGTTGTAATTTCGGCTAACAATAGCAACCCATGATCACCTTGTAATGGGAAGATACGATCAATTTCAGTCAGAAGCATTTTTAATGACAAAGGTGAATTGTGTTCCAGCCATTCGAATAAGAAATTTCGTATCGGCTTGTAACTTTGTACCGGTTTAGAATCACCACCTTGGTAAAATAAAAAGTGAAAGATTCTTTTTCCATTCGCAATTCTTATTTCTTTTTCCAAGATTGGAACTTCGGTGTTTTGAACTTTTTTATTAAGCGCCTCAGCGAATAGAAGTCTCTTGTTTGCTTCAGCTATACTTGTATTTAAAATTTGGAAACTTCCATCAGTGTATTTTTGAGCTAATTCCAAACAATGGCTAAAATCAAATACAGGGTGTTCAACAGATTGATCATTTTTATAGTTTCCTTGTACAGAAACCTTTAACAACTGACCAATAAATTGTCCCCACCGCTCTACTTCTTCGCAGCCAAACAGAGTATCAGCATAGTCATGAAGGGTAATCCAGTGCTTGCCGTCAAATACCGCTGCGTCTCCATCTCTTGTTCGAATCATTCTGTCAGGTACGGCGCCAGAGCCTTTTGAAGACTCATCGCGCCATCTGACATGCCATTTTAACATCTCTTCATCTTTCCAATACCTTAATCGTTTCTCTCCAAAATCGGTCATGATAATATGAGGCTCCTGCTTCCATCTCACCCCATATAAATCATATTCATTTTCTAAGAGGTTAATGAGCCCCATGGCAGCACCTCATTTTAGCGTGAACTTACAGGAATATAGATAATTTGCCCTTCAGATACTTCACCCTGCTGCAATTGATTCATGCGCATCAGCGTATTTAAGGAGATATCATATCTTTCACAGATGTGTTCTAAAGAATCTCCGCGCTGAAGAATATACATTCTCATTTTTGAGAAGCGGTCTTCTTTTCCTGAAAGCATCTTCGTTAAATACAAGGCATTTTCATCCTTGGGTTCCTCTTCCCGCTCTGCTTGCTGTTCTTCTTGTTCTTCATAGCTGCTGGCTTCTGCTTCATATTCATAAGATTGGTCTTGTTCTTCTGTATGCTGATAGCTTTGATCATCGTATTCTTGTTCATCATGATACGCTTGTTCTCCATACTCTCCTGCATCATATGGACGGTCTCCGTAATTTTGCGCCTGGTAATCCTGATAATTGTTTTCTTGCGCCGAGTAAGATTGCTGCTGATACGGATTATATTCATATGGTCTTTCTGGTTGTTGATAGGATTGCTGATTCTGATAAGCGTTCTGCTGATAGTTATAGGCATCTTGAGCCTGATAATTCTGCTCTGCATACGGCTGATCGTAACTCGCGTATTCCTGCTCTTCTGAATGGCTCTCATTAAATTTGAGCTCTTCTTGAGCGTCTTCATATTCCGGAAGGTAATGTTCCTCAGTTTCTGGTTCTTCTGTTTCTTCCTCATTATTCGAATTCCTCATATCCTCATCAGAGAAAGCAATTGACTTTAATGAATCAAAGGTCGCATCCATCGTTGTATCATCAATCTCTTCAAAATGAGGTTTGAACTCGTAAGCTGTTTTCTTCTCAGATTTAACTTCAGAAGCTTCCTCTCTAAAACTTGCTTGAAATTCATTTTGTTGCGGCTGAGAAGGTACGCCTCCGCTTTGGCGAGCTTCAAATTGGAAAGGAGTAAATATCTCTGACTTCTCATCATTCTGATCAGAACGTTCCTCGACAGCTGAGCGTACTATTTCTTTCGGCAGTTCAAAGGCCTGACTTTCCTGGCGCTGTTTTTCATCCTTTATTCCATAAATACAGATGGATGCTGAAAGTTCAAAGCAAGTCGAGTTAGGAAGTTCATATTCAAAAGACTCTACTTCAACCTTCACCTGGTTTGAATCTTCAACACGGTAGGACGGAATCGTAATGTCAACAGGAAAGCGATGGACCAGATCTGTAACTCCATCTTCTGCAACATTCAACTGGGTGAGTGAACGATATGAGACACCTTCAGATAAAGGGTTCCCTTCTAAATTTTGCCCATCTTGATCACCCTGTTTTTCTGCACGGTATTTACCGTTTAAAATAAGAGCTCCCTTGATATAAACCTGTCCGGCTTCCTCACTGATGTTTATTTCAGGAACAAGTGACATCGACAAAACTTCAGCTACTTCCTGTCCTTTCTTTAGCCAAACAGACTCCTCAATGGAGAAACGCAGCTTCGATTGACTCATGCCCTTCTCCTCCTTTCAATTGCATATAGTTATACAATATAGGTGTATGAGAGAACAGGACGAAATATGATTCCGAGTTCAATCGGCAAAAATAAAAATAGCGCCCGTTTTGATAAACGGACGCTATTTCGCATAAATTGTAGCTCTTGAAAGTAGTTGATTTCCGCTACGTTGCTCGCTTTCCACGGGGCGTGCGGTGAGCCTCCTGCCGCTTTGCGCCATTAGGATTCTCCACCTGACCGTTTTCATGGAAGTATCCTTGCTCCTGCGTCTACAGTTAAATACTACCGATGTGAGATTCCTCGTCGCATGCCTAGCGAGAAGCTTCTTATGTGGTAGGCACGCACCTTGCGCTCCTATCAACTTGCAATTGATGAGTACAGAAACAAACAAAAGCAACAATCTTTTAGAAAACAGCCTATTTCAATAATGAAAAAGCTTTTCTGAATGCATCAACTGTTTTGTTAATATCATCTTCAGTATGTGCAGTTGATAAGAATAATCCCTCAAATTGTGAAGGTGGAAGAGAAACCCCTTCATGCAGCATCGTGCGGAAACAAGAATTAAAATGATCTAAGTTTGATAACTTAGCTGTTTCATAATTAATTACATCTTGATTAGTAAAGAAGAAACCAATCATGCTTCCTGCACGGTTGATCGTATGGTCGATCCCGTAATGTTCTGCTGCTTCAGATATTCCGGAAGCAAGCTGATCACCAAGCTTTTTAAAATAATCGTAACTTTCTTTTGTTAGCTGAGATAGAGTAGCATAACCTGCAGCCATTGCTAATGGATTGCCAGACAATGTTCCTGCCTGATAAATAGGTCCGCTAGGTGCGATTTGCTGCATGATTTCACGCTTACCTCCATAAGCACCGACGGGAAGACCCCCGCCGATTACTTTCCCTAAACATGTAAGGTCAGGTGTGACACCGAAATACCCTTGAGCGCATTCATAATCCACACGGAATCCTGTCATAACTTCATCAAAGATTAATAGAGAGCCATGTTGTTCCGTCATTTTACGGATTCCCTCAAGGAACCCTTTTTGAGGTGGTACTACACCCATGTTCCCAGCCACTGGCTCAACGATTACACAGGCAATATCTTCTCCGAATTGATCGAATGCAACTTGGAGACTTTCAAGATCATTGTACGGAACCGTGATCGTATTTTGCGCTATCCCTTCAGGTACACCTGGAGAATCTGGCAGGCCAAGAGTCGCGACCCCTGACCCTGCTTTGATCAGCAATGAGTCGCCATGACCATGGTAACAGCCCTCGAATTTTACTATCTTGCTTCTCCCTGTATATCCGCGCGCAAGACGAAGCGCGCTCATCGTTGCCTCTGTTCCGGAGTTGACCATACGAACCACTTCTATAGAGGGAACACGGTCAATTACAAGTTTCGCCAGTTTCGTTTCCATCTCGTTAGGAGCTCCAAAACTAGTTCCACGTTCAGCAGTCTCTTTAAGAGCTTTTACCACTGCTTCATCTGCATGGCCTAAAATTAATGGACCCCATGATAAAACATAATCAATATATTCATTTCCATCGATATCATAAATTTTAGATCCTTTGCCGCGCTCCATAAATACAGGATCCATATTCACTGATTTAAAAGCACGTACAGGACTGTTTACGCCGCCAGGCATATATTCCTTCGCTTCTTTGAAAGCCGCGATTGATTTTTCAAAGTTTCTCATACTGAAACCCTCCCCCATTTATTGGTTCTCTTTCAGCCATCTTGCCGCATCTTTAGCAAAGTATGTGATGATGAGATCTGCTCCAGCTCTTTTCATAGAAATTAATTTTTCAAGGACGATACTTTTTTCATCTACCCAGCCATTTAAGGCTGCTGCTTTAATCATGGAATATTCTCCGCTCACATTATAAGCAACGAGCGGAAGAGGATATCTATCCTTTAATTCCCGAAGAATGTCCAGATAAGAAAGTGCTGGTTTAACCATTAAGAAGTCTGCTCCTTCAGCAATATCTGACTCTGCTTCGCGAAGAGCTTCCAGGCGGTTTGCCGGGTCCATCTGATAGGTTTTTCTATCACCAAACTGCGGTGTGCTGTGTGCAGCATCACGAAACGGACCGTAAAAGGATGAAGCATACTTAACAGCATAAGACATAATCGGAATTTCGGTATAACCCGCTTCATCCAATCCTTGTCTTATCGCAGCAACAAAACCGTCCATCATATTAGAAGGTGCTATAATATCAGCTCCTGCTTCTGCTTGAGAAACTGCTGTTTTTGCCAAAAGTTCAAGCGTTTCGTCGTTACGTACATAGCCGTTCTCAATAACACCGCAATGGCCATGATCTGTAAACTGACAAAGACAAGTATCTGCGATTACAGTTAGAGAGGGTGCGATCTCTTTAATTTGACGAATGGCTTTTTGTACGATTCCGTTATGGTCATAGGCAGAACTTCCGCATTCATCTTTCTCACCAGGTACACCGAAAACAATAATAGACTGAATACCTAAGCTTTCAACCTCTTTAATTTCTTCCTCCAATAAATCGAGTGAAATATGATAAACGCCTGGCATTGAAGGAACTTCTTTTTTAACATTCTCACCTTCCACAAAAAATAATGGATAAATGAAATCAGATACATGAAGATGTGTTTCTCGTACAAGTGAACGCATTGAGGCAGTTCTTCTTAAACGGCGGTGACGCTGGAAATTCATATTAGCTTCCTCCTTGAAAATAAATTGCAGCAAGTTTCACCATGTCCTCAGCTGTATATCTTTCTGGCATAAAAACATGTTGGAACCCTTTCTCGACCGCTGCTTTTTTTGTAGTCGGCCCAATACAAAAAGCAGGCGTTTTCAAAATCCTGCTGATTTGTTTCTTTTCATAATACGCAGTCATAAATGAGACAGCAGAAGGACTTAAGAAAAAGCAGCAATCTGCTTTTAAGGCTAAACCCCAGTCAAGGTCCTC
This genomic interval carries:
- the ysxE gene encoding spore coat protein YsxE produces the protein MTTEKETLNYGPVLFHYDLFPEKLERHGKVKKVITKRGTFALKEAEMNEEERSWFTHVIQRLSEIGFHQVVPLYPTKFGDYTVQLGPKTYYLMPWFASDERNERAKDEVLLDHLGKVHALTLKEQDFSNEVVEHSYQYLMNRWENRQFEMERFTEEAEQKTYMSPFELTYLSHFHQIMRMTEEAKRRLKEWYDTCQREKRYRSVLCHGKVSRNHLIFNPTGEAHLLNFEKAVLDTPVRDLALYFRRAAHQRDWVIEEGKLLLDLYEKHVPLLNEERGLLISYLSYPEPVFNTVDLYCSKRTQYSQIELVHRLESRIRAMKKIRDFCDAIMIAPPPALEENAPNKIHINNEEDHI
- a CDS encoding LysM peptidoglycan-binding domain-containing protein; the encoded protein is MSQSKLRFSIEESVWLKKGQEVAEVLSMSLVPEINISEEAGQVYIKGALILNGKYRAEKQGDQDGQNLEGNPLSEGVSYRSLTQLNVAEDGVTDLVHRFPVDITIPSYRVEDSNQVKVEVESFEYELPNSTCFELSASICIYGIKDEKQRQESQAFELPKEIVRSAVEERSDQNDEKSEIFTPFQFEARQSGGVPSQPQQNEFQASFREEASEVKSEKKTAYEFKPHFEEIDDTTMDATFDSLKSIAFSDEDMRNSNNEEETEEPETEEHYLPEYEDAQEELKFNESHSEEQEYASYDQPYAEQNYQAQDAYNYQQNAYQNQQSYQQPERPYEYNPYQQQSYSAQENNYQDYQAQNYGDRPYDAGEYGEQAYHDEQEYDDQSYQHTEEQDQSYEYEAEASSYEEQEEQQAEREEEPKDENALYLTKMLSGKEDRFSKMRMYILQRGDSLEHICERYDISLNTLMRMNQLQQGEVSEGQIIYIPVSSR
- the hemL gene encoding glutamate-1-semialdehyde 2,1-aminomutase: MRNFEKSIAAFKEAKEYMPGGVNSPVRAFKSVNMDPVFMERGKGSKIYDIDGNEYIDYVLSWGPLILGHADEAVVKALKETAERGTSFGAPNEMETKLAKLVIDRVPSIEVVRMVNSGTEATMSALRLARGYTGRSKIVKFEGCYHGHGDSLLIKAGSGVATLGLPDSPGVPEGIAQNTITVPYNDLESLQVAFDQFGEDIACVIVEPVAGNMGVVPPQKGFLEGIRKMTEQHGSLLIFDEVMTGFRVDYECAQGYFGVTPDLTCLGKVIGGGLPVGAYGGKREIMQQIAPSGPIYQAGTLSGNPLAMAAGYATLSQLTKESYDYFKKLGDQLASGISEAAEHYGIDHTINRAGSMIGFFFTNQDVINYETAKLSNLDHFNSCFRTMLHEGVSLPPSQFEGLFLSTAHTEDDINKTVDAFRKAFSLLK
- the hemB gene encoding porphobilinogen synthase; protein product: MNFQRHRRLRRTASMRSLVRETHLHVSDFIYPLFFVEGENVKKEVPSMPGVYHISLDLLEEEIKEVESLGIQSIIVFGVPGEKDECGSSAYDHNGIVQKAIRQIKEIAPSLTVIADTCLCQFTDHGHCGVIENGYVRNDETLELLAKTAVSQAEAGADIIAPSNMMDGFVAAIRQGLDEAGYTEIPIMSYAVKYASSFYGPFRDAAHSTPQFGDRKTYQMDPANRLEALREAESDIAEGADFLMVKPALSYLDILRELKDRYPLPLVAYNVSGEYSMIKAAALNGWVDEKSIVLEKLISMKRAGADLIITYFAKDAARWLKENQ